Proteins encoded together in one Cataglyphis hispanica isolate Lineage 1 chromosome 17, ULB_Chis1_1.0, whole genome shotgun sequence window:
- the LOC126855757 gene encoding probable salivary secreted peptide gives MSAQKFIFGLAFTIAVLLAVNTVPANGAIDQQATNKSNHLIVGNRVPGDRLVLRQNVFKNSSWMKVVIVEQTFNIPLYQRITLLQSLDQKTNGNGATAALLKGGPGFNNVTLRFKSQRGHSINHVVELYAY, from the coding sequence ATGTCGGCACAAAAATTCATATTCGGTCTGGCCTTCACGATCGCTGTTCTATTGGCTGTCAACACCGTACCCGCTAATGGTGCCATCGATCAGCAAGCTACCAACAAGTCGAACCATCTGATTGTCGGCAACAGGGTGCCCGGTGATAGACTCGTACTTCGCCAGAATGTTTTCAAGAACTCTTCCTGGATGAAGGTTGTAATTGTCGAACAGACCTTCAATATCCCGCTATATCAACGCATCACTTTGCTCCAATCGTTGGACCAGAAGACAAATGGCAACGGCGCTACTGCAGCTCTTCTGAAAGGTGGACCTGGTTTTAACAATGTTACCCTTAGATTCAAGAGTCAGAGAGGTCATAGCATTAATCACGTCGTTGAGCTTTACGCATATTAA
- the LOC126855746 gene encoding suppressor of Mek1, translated as MSKTRNNVRSSEEHSTVSSCTSSSLSSDEDEIDSRDLKPIKNYLSNRKELARQLFKSVKPEKIRMMLPQVLKHVDLSELEEYCVNELNGMSKARILSKLNGKPMLESSDTSETDDSGPSLEIISDTEEWLTDDDISKKENGKQGKLVKRDKTNIKRKPHIKKNDSDKSNSKAKCSIKNENNDKANKNVKIKKEDDKEDKGKEGDSLLDLLELEMRARAIRALIRKEEDIIPSTNSSEINDSQTIENNIRIRRDDDKAKENCRKQLEQIISAQQNKGEDEDVVLVIQPTPVVELLSSDSDGEVHDETRINQKLKNEHATETGKSASNFVENIKNSSKTLKNQVTEAHNNIVTKTNLSSETRTIMPDRNVDIKNNTLSISISADNVAERRKKSKKKSHTKLQLTSSISENTSNLKQINTEIVEQSNDVQDVDTIEQLSLSENENTVIMEEKNKTKEIAKEKIIEEEKSADLDEIIDLDDYCDVVMDIENCDESQDEIIIPFQEEHKQSASEATLPKSDSMETWASRYYQTDDVQNVIKESKIQSEIRKRLRERQRLSKLSKSPNLNSSSQSSSTDTTVTSEKIPTGSVEEYLALKRAMNANVSTTNNNNNTTQNNPSETINSSNNDTNVKEISVQDENISSHQEYTNNDAQKVITSEITESTELAAAIADTKSDTKSDINPDINPDTQPS; from the exons atgtccaaGACTAGAAACAATGTACGCAGCAGTGAg gaACACAGTACTGTATCTTCTTGTACAtcttcatcattatcatcagaTGAAGATGAAATTGATTCAAGAGATTTGAAAccaattaagaattatttatctaatcgTAAAGAATTAGCCCGACAACTTTTCAAATCTGTTAAGCCAGAAAAAATTCGTATGATGTTGCCTCAAGTTTTGAAA CATGTAGATTTAAGTGAACTAGAAGAATACTGTGTGAATGAGTTAAATGGTATGTCTAAAGCTCgaatattatcgaaattaaatgGCAAACCTATGTTGGAATCTTCAGATACAAGCGAAACAGATGATTCGG GACCTTCTCTAGAAATCATTTCGGATACAGAAGAATGGTTGACAGATGATGATATATCTAAAAAGGAAAATGGTAAACAGGGAAAGTTAGTAAAACgagataaaacaaatattaaaagaaaaccacatattaaaaaaaatgattcagaTAAGTCTAATTCTAAAGCAAAATGtagtattaaaaatgaaaataatgataaagctaataagaatgttaaaattaagaaagaagatGATAAGGAAGATAAAGGAAAAGAAGGAGACAGTTTGTtagatttattagaattagaaATGCGAGCTCGTGCTATAAGAGCTTTGATACGAAAAGAGGAGGATATAATTCCGTCCACTAATTCATCAGAAATAAATGACAGTCAAACAATAGAGAATAACATTAGAATACGACGCGATGATGATAAggcaaaagaaaattgtcgTAAGCAGTTAGAACAAATTATCAGTGCTCAACAAAATAAAGGCGAAGATGAAGATGTTGTTTTAGTAATTCAACCTACCCCGGTCGTCGAATTATTATCTAGTGATAGTGACGGAGAAGTTCATGACGAAACACGAATAAatcaaaagttgaaaaatgaaCATGCAACAGAAACTGGAAAATCTGCGAgcaattttgttgaaaacatAAAGAATTCAAGCAAAACTCTAAAAAATCAAGTAACAGAGGCacacaataatattgtaaccAAAACAAATTTAAGTAGCGAAACAAGAACAATAATGCCTGACAGAAATGtagatataaagaataatacattatcaatatcaatatctgCAGATAACGTTGCGGAGAGACGtaaaaaatcgaagaaaaaatcACATACAAAATTACAGCTTACTTCTTCTATCAGTGAAAACacttcaaatttaaaacaaattaatactgAAATTGTAGAACAATCAAATGATGTACAGGATGTAGATACTATAGAACAATTAAGCCTttctgaaaatgaaaatacagTTAtcatggaagaaaaaaataagacaaaagaaatagcgaaagagaaaataattgaagaagAGAAATCAGCAGATTTGGATGAGATAATTGATTTAGATGATTATTGTGATGTTGTGATGGATATAGAAAATTGTGATGAGAGTCAAGATGAAATTATCATTCCTTTTCAAGAAGAACATAAACAATCTGCATCTGAAGCAACTTTGCCAAAATCAGATTCAATGGAAACTTGGGCATCACGCTATTATCAAACTGACGATgttcaaaatgtaataaaagaatctAAAATACAATCTGAAATTCGAAAGCGATTGAGAGAACGTCAAAGATTATCTAAGTTGAGTAAATCGCCAAATTTAAATTCGTCTTCACAATCCTCTTCAACTGATACAACTGTTACATCTGAAAAAATTCCAACAGGATCAGTAGAGGAATATTTGGCTTTGAAACGTGCAATGAACGCAAATGTTAGCACaactaacaataataataacacaacACAAAATAATCCTTCTGAAACTATTAATTCTTCTAATAACGATActaatgtaaaagaaatatcagtgcaagatgaaaatatttcttctcatcaagaatatacaaataatgatGCACAGAAAGTTATTACTTCTGAAATTACTGAATCTACCGAACTAGCAGCAGCTATTGCTGATACAAAATCTGATACAAAATCTGATATAAATCCTGATATAAATCCTGACACTCAACCTAGTTAG
- the LOC126855750 gene encoding protein phosphatase 1H, producing MFNRFKSVLMNAVGASELGLQYHNDSDNDMMTDYINSNYVMEVENKPYSRPSFLGLTAEETQVSADHRVRPIIVPRDLSRLPWCAGYAECINAGKSTWNEDQASATRGDLKLSDVNVTLPYVMFSMFDGHAGYQVALTARLQLHRIILERLLAIPANMLLNEDENELIKGRDLVIGAIELAYRQMDQMVEVQAQNGGGGCTAITILFLNGRLYAAGAGDSRAVLVLGEEQRALTRDHTPDSESNRVRALGFLRSNELLKGHFTPLEFRKRPLQKELGSMVLYREPFMTGWAYKTLTHPDLKLPLISGHGKRSRVMGTIGVTRGFGDHGLKAANTGVNIKPFLSSQPEIQSLDLDSCNLTERDCIIVATDGLWDVVSDKTAAAILRKTLAPDTPSLEYRLTMGAQELVQAARGRLIGRVWMGKSENPNETDEKSSPIASVDDISVLVVPLYPYLCEHKQWLKTTQQERKYAADSLTTICFDYPISNRSADSPA from the exons atgtttaatcGCTTTAAATCAGTATTAATGAATGCTGTGGGCGCAAGCGAGTTAGGCCTACAGTATCATAATGATTCGGATAATGATATGATgacagattatattaattctaattatgtCATGGAAGTAGAAAACAAACCTTATAGCCGTCCAAGTTTTCTAGGCTTGACAGCTGAAGAGACAcag gtGAGTGCAGATCACAGAGTAAGGCCTATAATAGTTCCAAGGGATCTTAGTCGTTTACCATGGTGTGCTGGTTACGCAGAATGTATAAATGCTGGAAAGAGTACTTGGAATGAGGACCAAGCTTCTGCGACACGTGGAGATCTAAAATTGTCAGATGTTAATGTCACACTGCCTTATGTTATGTTTTCAATGTTTGACGGCCATGCAGGGTATCAAGTTGCCCTTACAGCAAGATTACAGCTACATAGAATAATTCTT GAAAGGTTACTGGCTATACCAGCTAATATGTTACTGAATGAAGATGAAAATGAGCTGATAAAGGGCAGAGATCTAGTTATAGGTGCTATAGAATTAGCATATAGACAAATGGATCAAATGGTAGAGGTACAAGCTCAAAATGGTGGCGGTGGTTGTACAGCTATTActattctttttctcaatgGAAGGCTATATGCAGCAGGAGCTGGTGATTCAag GGCTGTGTTAGTTTTGGGGGAAGAACAACGTGCTCTCACTAGAGATCATACTCCAGATTCTGAATCAAATCGTGTTAGAGCTTTAGGCTTTCTAAGAAGCAATGAATTGCTCAAAGGCCATTTTACTCCATTGGAGTTTAGAAAAAGACcattacaaaaagaattagGATCTATGGTTTTATATCGAGAGCCTTTTATGACAGGTTGGGCGTATAAAACTTTAACACATCCAGATTTAAAATTACCACTTATTTCAGGACATGGAAAAAGG AGTAGAGTAATGGGAACAATAGGTGTAACTAGAGGTTTTGGAGATCATGGTTTAAAAGCAGCAAACACTGGCGTTAATATCAAACCATTTCTATCATCACAACCTGAAATACAATCTCTGGACTTGGACAGTTGCAATCTTACTGAAAGAGATTGCATTATTGTTGCCACAGATGGACTCTGGGATGTAGTATCTGATAAAACAGCGGCAGCAATACTTAGAAAGACACTTGCACCTGATACTCCATCATTAGAGTacag ACTGACAATGGGTGCTCAAGAATTAGTGCAAGCGGCGAGAGGTCGCTTAATCGGCAGAGTGTGGATGGGAAAATCCGAGAATCCTAACGAAACAGATGAAAAATCTTCACCTATAGCATCGGTGGACGATATTAGTGTATTAGTAGTACCTTTATATCCTTATTTATGTGAACATAAACAGTGGCTAAAAACGACACAGCAAGAACGAAAATATGCTGCGGATTCTCTAACGACAATATGCTTTGATTATCCTATATCTAATAGATCAGCTGATAGTCCTGCATAA
- the LOC126855755 gene encoding tetra-peptide repeat homeobox protein 1-like, translating into MNSTDKLKVILLCGLVLSVVAEKAEEAKKTESSAQPKDEKTKRGLELSLGDHGGFGGIGSSFGGGGFDGGHGEIISTDHIKAVTVTKHVPVPHPYPVEVTKHVPYPVKVPVKVPVDRPYPVHVPQPYPVEVAKHVPYPVEKPVPYPVKVPVKVPVKVPYPVKVPVKVPIEISKPVPYPVKVPVVVKEPYPVVVKSHEGGFGGGGFGGGYGDGHGFGSGLELGSDFGGYEHH; encoded by the exons ATGAACAGCACCGACAAGCTGAAA GTGATACTCTTATGCGGCCTAGTATTATCGGTCGTAGCTGAGAAGGCCGAGGAGGCAAAGAAGACCGAGTCCAGCGCTCAGCCAAAGGATGAAAAGACAAAGCGCGGATTGGAACTGAGTCTGGGCGATCACGGTGGTTTCGGGGGTATCGGAAGCAGTTTCGGCGGGGGGGGTTTCGATGGCGGTCATGGCGAGATAATCTCCACCGATCACATCAAAGCGGTGACAGTCACGAAACATGTGCCGGTGCCGCACCCGTATCCGGTGGAGGTCACGAAGCATGTGCCCTACCCGGTGAAGGTGCCGGTCAAAGTGCCTGTTGACCGTCCGTATCCAGTCCATGTACCGCAACCTTACCCAGTGGAGGTCGCAAAGCACGTGCCCTATCCGGTAGAGAAACCGGTGCCCTATCCAGTCAAGGTGCCCGTAAAGGTGCCCGTCAAGGTGCCCTATCCAGTCAAGGTGCCAGTCAAGGTTCCGATCGAAATATCGAAACCAGTTCCCTATCCCGTCAAGGTACCCGTGGTCGTCAAAGAACCCTATCCCGTAGTCGTTAAAAGTCACGAAGGTGGCTTCGGCGGTGGCGGATTCGGTGGCGGATACGGTGACGGACACGGCTTCGGTAGCGGTTTGGAACTTGGCAGTGATTTCGGCGGATACGAGCATCATTGA
- the LOC126855754 gene encoding probable H/ACA ribonucleoprotein complex subunit 1, whose translation MPLIGTMQSQCALLKATMSTSQILVLLALVAAVALATETKKIDSKEKAVDSKDAKSKRGLELSLGHGGGFGGGGGGGFGGHGFGGYGGGDFGFGGLGGGGGGGGGGGGGGDGGRISGITIHREVSVPVPVPYTVEKNVPVPVHVPVKVPVDNPIPVKVPKPYPVPVEKTVPYPVEKPVPVPYKVPVKVPVHVPVPYSVPYKVPYPVQKEVPYPVKVPVVVKESYPVLVHEGGQGGGYGGGGLGGGFGGGHEISFGHH comes from the exons ATGCCGCTGATTGGTACGATGCAATCTCAGTGTGCACTTCTGAAGGCTACCATGAGCACTTCGCAG ATCCTCGTGCTTCTCGCCCTTGTGGCGGCGGTAGCTCTGGCCACCGAGACGAAGAAGATCGACAGCAAAGAAAAGGCCGTCGACTCAAAGGACGCCAAGAGCAAGCGCGGCCTGGAACTGAGTCTGGGTCATGGCGGTGGTttcggcggcggcggcggcggtggtttTGGCGGACACGGTTTTGGCGGCTACGGTGGCGGTGACTTCGGATTTGGAGGACTTGGCGGAGGCGGAGGCGGAGGCggaggcggcggcggcggcggcgacggtgGAAGAATCTCGGGCATCACGATCCATCGCGAAGTTTCGGTGCCGGTTCCCGTGCCCTACACCGTCGAGAAGAATGTACCCGTGCCCGTACACGTGCCGGTGAAGGTCCCGGTAGACAACCCGATACCAGTTAAGGTTCCGAAGCCTTACCCGGTTCCGGTGGAGAAAACCGTGCCGTACCCTGTCGAAAAACCAGTCCCGGTACCTTACAAGGTACCCGTTAAAGTGCCCGTCCACGTACCAGTTCCCTATAGCGTACCCTATAAAGTACCTTACCCCGTGCAGAAAGAGGTGCCCTATCCGGTTAAAGTTCCGGTCGTCGTCAAGGAATCATACCCGGTTCTGGTGCACGAAGGCGGTCAGGGCGGTGGTTATGGCGGTGGCGGTTTGGGAGGCGGATTTGGCGGAGGACACGAGATCAGCTTTGGGCACCATTGA